Proteins encoded within one genomic window of Lepidochelys kempii isolate rLepKem1 chromosome 11, rLepKem1.hap2, whole genome shotgun sequence:
- the SP5 gene encoding transcription factor Sp5: MAAVAVLRNDSLQAFLQDRTPSASPDLAKHSPLALLAATCSRIGQPGAAPSDFLQVSYDPALGSPSRIFHPWSSEMPAHSPGGLPPPHPSLGLTPQKSHLQPSFGGAHELPLTPPADPSYAYEFSPVKMLPSSMAALPSSCPPAYVPYAAQAALPPGYSNLLPPPQPCRQLSPNPAPEDIPWWSLQQAGAPGGCGHRFPGAALPRSLVLGPSDLAQYQTQIAALLQTKPPLAATARRCRRCRCPNCQAAAGSAPEAEPGRKKQHICHIPGCGKVYGKTSHLKAHLRWHTGERPFVCNWLFCGKSFTRSDELQRHLRTHTGEKRFACPVCNKRFMRSDHLAKHVKTHQNKKLKAAGDGVKREDTRGL; encoded by the exons ATGGCCGCAGTGGCCGTCCTCCGGAACGACTCCCTGCAGGCTTTCCTCCAG GATCGCACCCCCAGCGCCTCTCCAGACTTGGCGAAGCACTCGCCCCTGGCGCTCTTGGCCGCCACCTGTAGCCGGATCGGACAGCCGGGCGCCGCCCCTTCGGATTTCCTGCAGGTCTCCTACGACCCGGCTCTGGGATCCCCATCCAGGATCTTCCACCCGTGGAGTAGCGAGATGCCAGCCCATTCCCCCGGGGGGCTCCCCCCTCCGCATCCCAGCCTGGGGCTCACCCCCCAGAAGAGCCACCTGCAGCCTTCCTTCGGGGGCGCTCACGAgctgcccctcacccccccggcTGACCCCTCCTACGCCTATGAGTTCTCCCCAGTCAAGATGCTCCCTTCCTCCATGGCCGCCTTACCCTCCAGCTGCCCCCCGGCCTACGTCCCCTACGCCGCCCAGGCCGCCCTGCCTCCCGGCTACTCCAACCTGCTGcccccgccgcagccctgcaggcagctctcccccaacccagcccccgaGGACATCCCCTGGTGGAGCCTCCAGCAAGCGGGGGCGCCGGGCGGCTGCGGCCACCGCTTCCCTGGCGCCGCCCTGCCGAGGAGCCTGGTGCTGGGCCCCTCGGACCTGGCCCAGTACCAGACGCAGATCGCCGCCCTGCTGCAGACCAAGCCACCCCTGGCGGCCACGGCCCGGCGCTGCCGCCGCTGCCGCTGCCCCAACTGCCAGGCGGCGGCGGGCAGCGCCCCGGAGGCGGAGCCGGGCCGGAAGAAGCAGCACATCTGCCACATCCCGGGCTGCGGCAAGGTCTACGGCAAGACCTCGCACCTGAAGGCGCATCTGCGCTGGCACACGGGCGAGCGGCCCTTCGTCTGCAACTGGCTCTTCTGCGGCAAGAGCTTCACGCGCTCGGACGAGCTGCAGCGGCACCTGCGGACTCACACGGGCGAGAAGCGCTTCGCCTGCCCCGTCTGCAACAAGCGCTTCATGCGCAGCGACCACCTGGCCAAGCACGTGAAGACCCACCAGAACAAGAAGCTCAAAGCCGCGGGCGACGGCGTGAAGCGGGAGGACACGCGGGGCCTGTGA